CAGCCACAGGTAAAATGCCAGATTGTGTATAGAAGCAATTTGCATTGCCAGTAGTTCTTGTGCGTGGAAAAGGTGACGCAAGTACGCTTTGCTGTATAACGTGTCTACAGCAGAAGCACCGTCTGCCTCGATGGGAGAGAAGTCTGTTTCCCATTTCTTGTTTCGCATATTGATGATACCGTCTTTGGTAAACAGCATGCCATTTCGTCCGTTTCGGGTAGGCATAACACAGTCGAACATATCGACTCCGCGTTCAATGCCTTCAAGGATATTTACGGGGGTACCGACTCCCATCAGATAGCGGGGCTTGTCTTTGGGAAGAATCTCGTTGACAACCTCTATCATCTCGTACATCTTATCTACCGGTTCGCCTACGGCCAGTCCACCGATTGCATTTCCATCCGCTCCTTTGGAGGCGACGAATTCAGCGGATTGCTTACGCAAATCCTGATAAACACATCCTTGCACGATGGGGAAGAGAGACTGGTTGTAGCCGTATTTCGGTTCAGTTTCGTTAAAACGCTGAATACAACGATCAAGCCATCTGTGTGTCAGCCCTAATGACTTTTTGGCATATGCATAATCTGAATCTCCCGGAGGACATTCGTCAAAAGCCATCATGATATCAGCGCCAATGGTACGTTCTATATCCATCACCTTTTCCGGGGTAAAGATATGTTTGCTGCCATCAATGTGCGAGCGGAATTCGGCTCCTTCTTCCCGAAGTTTTCGTATTCCTGCTAATGAGAATACCTGAAAACCACCGCTATCGGTCAGCATAGGACGATCAAAACCATTGAAGCGATGCAGTCCGCCTGCCTTTTCAATTACGTCTAGTCCCGGACGCAAGTATAAATGATAGGTGTTGCCCAGAATAATCTGTGCCTGGATATCTTCTTTCAGTTCTGTTACATGTACTCCTTTAACAGTGCCCAGTGTTCCCACAGGCATGAAGATAGGTGTTTGTATCTGCCCGTGGTCTGTTGTTATCAGACCTGCACGGGCATTACTTTTAGTGTCTGTATATTGTAACTCAAATGTCATTCCTGGCTGGGTTTCTTTACAGATAAATCAATGGCATCCGCAACTTTCTCGTTTGTCAAGGCGATTGCGAATACTTCTTTAATGTCGTTTACATAGTGGAATTGCAGTCCTTTTAAATATATGTCCTGAATTTCATCTATGTTCTTTTTATTTTCGGCACTCATGATGATTTCTTTGATTCCGGCACGTTTGGCGGCAAGAATCTTCTCTTTGATACCACCGACAGGAAGCACTTTGCCACGGAGAGTGATTTCTCCCGTCATGGCAAGGTTTGCTTTTACCTTTCTTTGGGTGAGGGCAGAAGCTAAAGAAGTAGCCATAGTAATACCTGCCGACGGTCCATCTTTCGGAATAGCACCTTCGGGGACATGGATATGTATATTCCAGTTGTCAAAGATGTCTTCATTCAGATCGAGGATGGAAGCATGTGCTTTGATGTATTCGAGTGCCAGCATAGCTGATTCTTTCATTACATCTCCCAAATTACCTGTTAGTGTAAGACGCGCACCTTTACCACGGCTCAGACTCG
This sequence is a window from Bacteroides thetaiotaomicron VPI-5482. Protein-coding genes within it:
- the tgt gene encoding tRNA guanosine(34) transglycosylase Tgt, translating into MTFELQYTDTKSNARAGLITTDHGQIQTPIFMPVGTLGTVKGVHVTELKEDIQAQIILGNTYHLYLRPGLDVIEKAGGLHRFNGFDRPMLTDSGGFQVFSLAGIRKLREEGAEFRSHIDGSKHIFTPEKVMDIERTIGADIMMAFDECPPGDSDYAYAKKSLGLTHRWLDRCIQRFNETEPKYGYNQSLFPIVQGCVYQDLRKQSAEFVASKGADGNAIGGLAVGEPVDKMYEMIEVVNEILPKDKPRYLMGVGTPVNILEGIERGVDMFDCVMPTRNGRNGMLFTKDGIINMRNKKWETDFSPIEADGASAVDTLYSKAYLRHLFHAQELLAMQIASIHNLAFYLWLVGEARKHIIAGDFSTWKPMMVKRVSTRL